From Ovis canadensis isolate MfBH-ARS-UI-01 breed Bighorn chromosome 10, ARS-UI_OviCan_v2, whole genome shotgun sequence, a single genomic window includes:
- the MAB21L1 gene encoding putative nucleotidyltransferase MAB21L1: MIAAQAKLVYHLNKYYNEKCQARKAAIAKTIREVCKVVSDVLKEVEVQEPRFISSLNEMDNRYEGLEVISPTEFEVVLYLNQMGVFNFVDDGSLPGCAVLKLSDGRKRSMSLWVEFITASGYLSARKIRSRFQTLVAQAVDKCSYRDVVKMVADTSEVKLRIRDRYVVQITPAFKCTGIWPRSAAHWPLPHIPWPGPNRVAEVKAEGFNLLSKECHSLAGKQSSAESDAWVLQFAEAENRLQMGGCRKKCLSILKTLRDRHLELPGQPLNNYHMKTLVSYECEKHPRESDWDESCLGDRLNGILLQLISCLQCRRCPHYFLPNLDLFQGKPHSALENAAKQTWRLAREILTNPKSLEKL, encoded by the coding sequence ATGATAGCGGCCCAGGCCAAGCTGGTTTACCATCTGAATAAATACTACAACGAAAAATGCCAAGCCAGGAAAGCTGCCATTGCCAAAACTATCCGGGAAGTCTGCAAAGTAGTTTCCGACGTCCTGAAGGAGGTGGAGGTGCAGGAGCCCCGGTTCATCAGCTCTCTCAACGAGATGGACAATCGCTACGAGGGCCTCGAGGTCATCTCCCCCACCGAATTCGAAGTGGTGCTTTACCTTAACCAGATGGGGGTGTTCAACTTTGTGGACGACGGCTCGCTGCCCGGCTGCGCCGTGCTCAAGTTGAGCGACGGCCGCAAGAGGAGCATGTCCCTCTGGGTGGAATTCATTACTGCCTCCGGCTACCTCTCTGCGCGCAAAATCCGGTCCAGGTTTCAGacgctggtggctcaggcggtagaCAAGTGTAGCTACAGGGATGTGGTAAAGATGGTGGCGGACACCAGCGAAGTGAAACTGAGGATCCGAGACAGGTACGTGGTGCAGATCACCCCGGCTTTTAAGTGCACCGGGATCTGGCCCAGGAGTGCTGCCCATTGGCCACTTCCCCACATCCCCTGGCCAGGACCCAACCGGGTGGCGGAGGTCAAAGCGGAAGGGTTCAATCTCTTGTCCAAGGAGTGCCACTCCCTGGCCGGCAAGCAGAGCTCGGCCGAGAGCGACGCCTGGGTGCTGCAGTTCGCGGAAGCGGAGAACAGACTGCAGATGGGGGGCTGCAGGAAGAAATGCCTCTCCATCCTCAAAACCTTGCGGGATCGTCACCTGGAACTGCCGGGCCAGCCCCTCAACAACTACCACATGAAGACTCTGGTTTCCTACGAGTGCGAGAAGCATCCCCGGGAGTCGGACTGGGACGAGTCCTGCCTGGGCGATAGGCTGAACGGGATTTTGCTGCAACTCATctcctgcctgcagtgccggcGGTGTCCTCACTACTTCCTACCGAACTTAGATCTGTTTCAAGGCAAACCTCACTCGGCTCTAGAGAACGCTGCCAAACAAACGTGGCGACTGGCGAGGGAGATCCTGACCAACCCGAAAAGTTTGGAGAAACTTTAG